AAAGAATCTAAGGGATTCATGGAGAAAGCTAAAATTGATCGTGTAAAACAAGAAGACTTTGGCAAATTGTCAAAAGAATTACAGCGATCAAGAAGCAATGCATTTTTTTCCTTTGGAGTATGTTCAGTTATAACTTATATCTACTTAATTTTCAAAGACGAAAATGACAGAGACATTATAGCTAACTTGAAGATGCTGAGGAATGAAGAGTCTATTTGTATGGATACTATTGCTAAAATGATCATCAGTCAACCAAACAAGGATTCGTTGATGTTTCGTAAGCGACTGAGGGACATCAGggaagaaattgaaatgaatgaaaaaaagttaGAAGAACTGGATTTACCTACCAAATAACTGTCTGTTTTTCACAGTATCATGAAATGTATTGAAATCTCTTTTTATCTATATACTTGTATGGGTagacaatttatttttgttttcttttgttattcCTTGTCACTAATTGAACAAACCACTGGTATTTGTTGATTTATATTATCAGACCATCGGTAATTTTTATACCCAGTTAAATCTTGATAGGGCAGAGAATGAAGAGAGATGTCCAAGATATGGAGGtttgaataataaatattatttattaaattcaattcatCTCACCTGACATGTCCATGGTATAAATTTTCACAAGGGGGAATTTGAGGGActtgggggtggggtgggggtgttgctaaaacgcaaaacggaacggaaaacggatcGGAATGAAATAAGGAAATTGTTatataatgttatttacttGAAAGATGTGTTCAACAAGCTAAAACgataaactttatgtaatttctaaccgggttttccaacagaaaaatccagttattaaAATGGCATGCATATGgcttggattttgatttctgataatttttgaCCACTAGTCCCAGTTTATCATACTAAACAACATATCCAGCTCTCTTTGCGGAATAAGTTGTACAATCACGTACGTTGGTAAACGTAAAAAAACtgtcatacatgtacctaaaataCTAGGAATAAGGGGGCTAGTGGACCTATTactccaattttcaatatcactattaattataatatttcatttgatcttTTTAAGGTACATTTAGATACAACTATGTTTGCTGTGAAAAAAGGTGAGAGACTAGACCCTCCCTGATGCTATATACCTAATGGTTAGGGCTAACTTTGCAAAagaagtggaggggggggggggattatgcccaccccaccccccccccccccacctcccaCCTCCCCCCACCCACCCCGGTTCCGTCGATATTAGATGAAAGAAAAGAGACGTTGCAGGACATCGACAGTGTTAGAGTGttagatatcaaaataaatgatttttttttcaattaaatgatctttaaaatattgAGACGAAAAGGTTAGCTACATTTTGCAGCAAGACATCGTAATAGTAAAAGTGGATGTTCGTCGGTCACGCTTATGATATCAATAACgctattataatttatatattaaatagtaTGGTTCACTACAAATTCCATGTGGATGAGAGTACATcatgtttgatttgtttaaaataagttaaaaaccCCAAGCAAGTTTCGAAGTCATGAAAAACACAACCAAACGCTTCAACCAACTGCCCTATACTATTATTCCAACAATATTACAAAaggaaaataagtaaaaaagttattttaatagCTTATCTTTAATCACAATGTTTGAACAATTCATTTTACATGATTTAAGGTTCTTTATTAAGCAAGTTGAATGCAAGGATTTAGTTGATATACATTCGTAAGAATGGTATCAAGTAATTAATGATAataatcattaataaaatatgaataaatgatacaaAGTCCAATCTATACAGTATTTACGCGATAAAcgttttccgttccgttccgttttccgttccgcgttttagcaacacccttGGGTGGGAGGGGGTTCCTAGGCTTATTTTTGGTAACTTTTAAACTATGTAAATGTAACAAGTTAATATCCCCGAGCACCAGTAGTCTATTACAATTCTAattcttctgttttaaaataCTGTATGCAGAAAGTACTTGatcccattttatttttgccattATTGTTAGCAGGCATTATTTGGCATATTTAAGATTAGGCGAATTTCAATATGTCCACTTATTTCTCTTCAAAAACAACTATGTCTGAGCAGAATTAAGATTGGTAACAGGTTGAAGCCGTTTGAAAGTgaagaagggcaaaaataacatgAATCGAATATAACACTGTATAAGTATCCCGCAAAGGGAATTCCATCTCCAAGTTCACGGTGGCGGACCACGTGATACGCGTATGATCAATTCCACGAAAAAATGGCGATTTTGAGTTGCACCTGAGGGAAAATTGGAACGGTAAGTAACACTTTCCTGTATGTTTTTAATCGTTTTACCTTCACCAAAGTGTAATAATTTCAGCAATGGACACTTTGTTATTCTCAGAATATCGTAGTTTTGCGCGTACTGCTAGAACATTCGTGCACAATCAATCTCCGGCTCGATCAACATTTCACGGGATAGTATCCACGATCATAACATGAATGACAATTTATTTCCAATTCAATCAAATTCAAGGTGTTTAATAACGTGAAAAGGACACATACTTTACCCTCTTTGGAGTGGAGATGCTCAATATACTTAGAATTTGAATGCATGATATGAAAAACACGTACAAAGTTAGTTTGTTTAATATGATCTGTAACCACGATACGAAATAGTAAAGATTAGTTCCACggtcgatttaaaaaaaatgaacgtttttctttttcagaccCCGAAATGAGAAAGAAGTCAAACCTATCATTAAATATACCTAAAAAGGGCAGTGGCGGACATACGCATGTTAGTTGTGGGAAGCAATTATAGTTTCCAGTATAGATGCAAAAGCATGGCTGTATTCTTTTTGTCTTGGAGGTACTTTCAATGTTAGAGCATTTTTGCAGTATGGTTGGGGACATATTTTTCTCTGAGCTGACCATGAATGATATGAGAGGACAGGGAACAGTTTCTTGTCAAGAGTTTGGCCTTCGGAAATACAATAGTACAAGTTCAGATACGATTAGATCCAGAAAGGTAAGCTTGAAATATCAATATCGATTATCCTAAgagtaacattttatttttcggtGACACAATACGCACTTGTGTTTTatctttttgaataatttatctAGCATACCTTTCAGGAAATGTTCTTATCGTACTAAGAGGGCTACAATCTACAATTTGGTTGACGATACTGACTCTGTAGATCAGATGGAAAGCATTCAAGACCCCAGTAGAAACAATTTGCATGAAATGCCAACAAATATTATATTCAGGTAGGTATCTCAGTCATCACAGATTCTAAAAGTCATAGTTTTTTGCGATAATCAATTTGATATTGAGACCATTTTCTTCAAGATTCAccgtatttttaaatgataaaaaccgttgttattttatttcttttataataaCAGTCTAATAGTGTCATATCTTAAATTAAACTtcaggtttcttttttttttttttttttataaatagtttcacTTTGATTTCAGAGATCATCATTTTGATACACAACTTTGGAAACGCGTTTGAGGAAAGAGTAAGGTGGGATCAGTTATGAGAACGAAATTCGTTACAGAAGGGATCTCATTTTTTCATATTCCAAGTAGTTTACATTTGTACACAAATTTAAagagagattttaaaatccgcaagATGTGCTTattgcgattttacgcggatattattTTCTCgcgtttaaaaatctaaatgcaaGTTATAACGAAAGTTTACATCtccatttattttaatgaagagCTTATATCCCGATCAATAAAAGAACAAAATGTCAAATTCAGACTGATTTGCACATTCTTTTATGTCGATATAAGTTTGTTTGATGCCTAAACGATCTACCACAAGGGCATCTGTGAATTTTTTCGCCAGTATGGGTTGTCATGTGATCCTTTTGctcctgtttttttttcttggccACAGCCAACAAATTTCACATGTAAACTGGGGGTCTCCATGGCTTTTCATGTGTCGAttcaaatttgcttttattGCAAACTTTTTCCACAGTAATcacttgcaaatgttttttCTTCATCATGCACTGCACATCTAtgaagtttaaaagaaaacacatattATTATAGAATGAATGATAGACATAAACGTTTAATATTTATCcataaattattatgaaatgtccCAAACGACATTCAGTAGGATAGCAACGCCAGCGCTGTGCCCACACCCAACCTCTCTCGCTAGAACTAAATtctcttcctctctctctctctctctctctctctctctcattaataAGAGAACAAACTGACgactctgtaaaaaaaaaacacacttaCTTCATAATAAAAATTAGATTTACATAGTTGTACacattatttcaaagttttaagtcaaatatCGGCACAAAATATTCTAATCTTGGTCTTTTAAGATTAGCTTTGCTGTAAAACCTCTTGGAGCAGCACATGTGTGGTGCCTTCCCTACGTGTCCCTTTTCatgatcatattttaaaagcagATCTACTCTTGAATTCTTTTCCAAAAAACTTGCAGAGTCTATTATCCATTGTaaccttcaaaatatataaacaaacacaattctgacatatattttaaatcgaTCGTGGAACTGATCTTTACCATTTCGTATCGTGGTTACAGATCATATTAAACAAACTAACTTTGTACGTGTTTTTCATATCATGCATTCAAATTCTAAGTATATTGAGCATCTCCACTCTAAAGAGGGTAAAGTGTGTGTCATTTTCACGTTATTAAACACCTTGAATTTGATTGAATTGGAAATAAATTGTCATTCATGTTATGATCGTGGATACTATCCCGTGAAATGTTGATCGAGCCGGAGATTGTGCACGAATGTTCTAGCAGTACGCGCAAAACTACGATATTCTGAAAATAACAAAGTATCCATTGCTGAAATTATTACACTTTGGTGAAGATAAAACGATTAAAAACGTACAGGAAAGTGTAACTAACCGTTCAAATTTTCCCTCAGGTGCAACTCAAAATAGCCATTTTTTCGTGGAATTGATCATACGCGTATCACGTGCTTCGCCACCGTGAAGTTCCTAATTCAAACCGGTTACTGTTGACGTGTCTCAATTTAAGTTCActttaattgcaaataaaatattttgatatcaacAGCTATGAAAAAATGTCTAAGAAAATATAGATTTCGTGAAATACCAATACACGGCCGTATTGCGGATGCCTCACAATTGAAACGATGATCAAttattttaactaatttttttttttatgaggtGAACAGGACCTGACCCCGGAGTCATAAAAGTTAGATgatgagctcacttttgatctgtGTCCCACTTTTCCACTTTATATATTAAtccttttgtaaaattgagacctgaggtaaaaaaaaaaaaaaaaaaaaaaaaacttgccaAATTTacagttatgaaaaatgtacagttatgaaaaaattaaattacagaaaataaatataatatcttgATCCATATTAAACCCATCGActgtatcttatatatatatctatcaccgtagctgcaggactgtagctcccggtctgaaaaaattcggatggacgacctgggagctacagtgcctcccatagtaaaaaactgcaatttacggcgcacaaaaaaattATGGCATTGCGACTTTATTTATGTCATGGAGTTACAGTTTTCATGCAAGATCGCCAACCAAAaacttctaaaaaaatattcttcaaatACATCGTTGCTACGAAATTTATGATGTTCTTTTCCCAGTTGTTCGTACTAGGTGAAAAAttttcacatgtaatacattgtTGGTTAAGGTTTACTTAACAATGACAatacctttttttcttttcagtctGCGTTAACTACACTTGGAGCATATACTCAGCAATCAGCATAGATCTGTTCTAACCGTTATATGATaatgtcggggggggggggtatatttgactttaatttccaattttacagaaaaagtggagtgctacgtgcctgaattaTGTAGCATCATATCCGATAGATCTATGTACGGGACTAAACGCCTTTGCGGTTGTGattgttttaggtaatttttttgcaatgaatgtataaataataaattcaattagaaatacatgtatgtcactaAAGAAAAGGATAATTCTGAATGAAATCAAGTAAAGTCCCGGGGTCTGGATACTTGGAGGTAAAAAGGAGGGGTCGGTCCTGTTCCCAAGCACCTGTGATTTATTCAAGGCGGTGatggatttttaaaactataggAATTCATTGACAGAGCATTCAGAGAAACATATTATGATTTtacaaatgtcttttttttatatgattccTTGAACGAAccaagaaataaacatttttttttcaagttcatCTTTTTCGTAACTTAAACTTAGCGTGTTAGTATCAGAGTTAGCTTCGAAAAAGAGTTATACTTCATggcaaaataagatttttaatctCCAACAAAAACTTAACTTAACATCTTTAGATATTTCCCATAAGGATTTGAGgtttaagttaaataaataaataaattttttgttgatatgatCTTTGAGCAATTGAACAAAATTTCATCCTCTAACTCAGGAAAACTTCACTTTtacagtaaaatattaaatactaaCGCGTACAAGTTGCAAGATGAAAGATCCCAGCTAACAATAATAAGTGCACATTCACTATTCATTGAAACAGGTAGATTATTATCCCAAAGGAAAAACGTTTATGCTATGCTTGTAAATCATAAgtcgaaaatgaaaaacattttgtaccCTACTGTCCTGTGTATGACAATCTTCGATTTCATTATGGtgatattttcaatgataaattgtaCTGTGGTATTGATCccataaaagaaattgttaatccatgtgattataataCTACAAAACGTCTATGTATCTACTTGTTTTATGCAGAGAAAACAGTCCCAGGGACTATGAAGTATTGTATAAAACTTTCTTGCATGCTGCATGTAGcctttatgttataattttcttttgtctgtcatttgatttcattttgactgtatgccaacatggtaatgtcaataaaccattgaattgaattaaatattagttttcaaatatttgaaagGATAAATCCGTTgcgtaaaaatataaaaaaaattgggggaaatttgaaaatttagggaCAAAATTCCCATAGGATCCATAGTAAAATGTATAACTTTCGAGGCGACCTCCTAGAAAATCGAAAATCCAAAATAATGTATTGATATATGAGGTAAAATACAAGAAATTTTATAAAGTATAACGGTTAGGGTATATAGAAATGAATAAGACTCGGtctcattaattttaaatatttttttaactatagTGATCGTATCATATTTGTCTGTTTTTTTTGGCTCAAAACaataatagaaccattttaacaagagcctGGACTTTCAGTAGTTGTGACAAAACgtaatgtgacgtaggcctgtctatttcatttctGGCCATTCagccattgttttttttttttttaaatcaacaagttttgtctggcttttgagctaagactacgcaatcggtgcatatttcgcttgaaaccacgTCATTTTAGCTTgatttgacgcaagaaatagataataaaatcaTGCTGAAAGTTCAAGGCGTTGTAAAAATGGttctcaatattttgatcagtgcttttttcataatattattACCGCTTtgtgacacccccccccccttcaaaatTGCTCGTGTGAAGACAGAAAGGTGGATTGAAATCTCTCTCAGAAGTATCCAATCATACATCTTGATTTTTAGCCAATCAGCAATTGTTATCCAAAAATATTCACTAATCATATTAGTTCTCCGATTGACCAATCGATACCAAGTTTTTAGTCAGAAGTCAACCAATCGTATTAGTGGTActattctgaaaaaaatcgttgtaaaataatttattcatcgGTTGAAGTTTAGTACACAGAAGCGGGAGAATAGTTTGAAggtaattttcttaaattccaacaaattttcaaccACTATCCTTGTATCAAGTACACAACTTTTCAGAGAGCATATTTTTGGTGTAACTGAGTGTAATTACACGTTTTTCTCTAATAAATGTTTGGTGAAAACTAAACTGCCTGTTTTGTCCGCCATTTTAAAACctataaataaacaatacaatgtgCGAAATACTTTGAAAGCATATCATACAAGTATAAATATTCATAGTTTCTTGATagaattcttaatttttaaatgatgaactATGGAGAAATTTTGACAAAGATTTTATGTTGCGCAATAGACTTGCATTACTTTCGTTATCTGACAAGACGAGTTTATAGTTGTAGGCTATAGAAGTTGATtattgaacaaatattttttcaaatccaCAGAATGGCACGTACAAAGCAGACAGCTCGTAAAAGTACAGGAGGAAAAGCTCCTCGTAAACAGCTTGCCACAAAGGCTGCACGTAAGAGTGCTCCCTCCACTGGCGGTGTAAAGAAGCCCCATAGGTACAGGCCAGGAACAGTCGCTCTCAGAGAAATCAGAAGGTACCAGAAATCCACAGAGTTGCTCATCAGAAAATTGCCTTTCCAACGTCTTGTAAGAGAAATTGCTCAGGACTTCAAGACCGACTTGAGATTCCAAAGTGCAGCTATTGGGGCTTTGCAGGtatactgtattaaaatttttcaattggTGGATATTCTTTACTTGACAGTTCATAACATTTGGTCAAGATTTTTAGACAAAAGGTATTGTTTTATTGCATTATAGTTTTtaccattaaaacaaaaactacaTGTTCAATTTCCTTATTTCAGGAGGCCAGTGAAGCTTACCTCGTTGGATTATTTGAGGACACTAACCTGTGCGCTATCCACGCCAAGAGAGTCACAATCATGCCCAAAGACATTCAGTTGGCCAGAAGGATTCGTGGAGAGCGTGCTTGATCTCATTTCTTCTGTTTCTTCATCTACTTTTCCATCAggacattcaaatttttatcacaAATGCAGCAGACATTATCAGGACATTTAATAGCTATGGCATGATATTTATGTGAGAACAAAAATCGTGAGAAATTTATCATGTGACTCTTGATTTTCATAGTTTTTATCCTGTGTTTTGAGTACACgaagattttagtttttaagatgatctctttttcaagaaattgcttcttttttttcatctgttaaagacaaaaaaattgGGTTCAATTCTTCAGCtgtattttcagtaaagcaaaTCGGTCAGGAAGACAATGCAGTGCATCATATTATCATGAATAGTCAGGGAAAATTTGTAATTGTATGTGCAGCAGTTATGTATTTCAATGTATTTCTTTCTTGACTGTCTTTTCCATCTTAAATTCATGGGGGGGAAACATTTTGCTGTTTTATACAGGGGTCTCATTGTGTTGTCTTGAAACATTTTAGATTTGCATGTATTctcattttaacaataaatgtaGTACTTTCCTtatcattgttattttttttatcattatcaaaGACTTGCTGCAATGTTTTCCAGATATACTATAAATTTGAATGAGAGAAGTAAACCTGAAGGTCGTGTTAGGCTCTAGAACTTCATATTTCTGGGACATGAAGTTTGCTGTGTATTCCATTTAAGTTACAAAATTGTAAAGGGATTTTTGGTTGTCAAGCTATAAGCAAGATACCCAGTACTTTAATATGCAAGCAAACCTCAGgtcatgtttatttttacatattgaaTGCTGAGTCGGAAAATGCTAGGtttcaaacattaaaatgtGACAAAAATTTAATGGGATATAATTCTTGATTGGCTACATGAACATacttatttaaattgttttataattcAACTTGTCTATGTCACAATTCAATGCGAGTGCAAAACCTAGTGATCCCCTTGacctttatatcaaatattgtacAAGTTGTGAGGGGTATGTTTTGGACAGTCCTGGTTTTATTTGAAGCACAACTCCTCTTAAACAGCTACATGAAATTACATGACACTTGGGCATTTAGGACACATAATTCTGATTcccttatttttcaaagaatttcgACCCATTCAAACTCGGAGAGTTGCTCATATATTGAATACAGAATTTAACAGATTGTAAGCTCCTCATAAACCATTGCCCGAAATTGATGTATGTGCAAATATATTAATCTTCTTGACATTCACGtacattaacaatttttaaaatatcccaAGCAACAAAgttgtgaacaaaaacatggcacaaGTCTTATTAACTCTAAATAAATTAGGCTTTTGTCTAGTGGGATTTTGTTTCTAGACTGTTTTTACTGTTTAAACTTATATTTATGTTCTcacgatttgatggaaaacgtGTGAATCTCACAATTAAGTACAGTAACTAAAACAGTAGTAAAAGTTTACCTTTAACTATTGGGATAACACTTTTATTTTATCGGGGTATGACAATTTTATTAAATGCTTGTACCTCAGTTCATTTGCAaacctaatacatgtactagaggACTTCTCAGTGATACAATTACCGTGAATAAACTCATGCTTACAGCAAAGTCGGTTTCATTCCCCttgaaatttattataaatttttaacttattggatataatgaattataacTATAGCAAATCCAAATGGTTTATCCATATTTAGCATAACAATTAAGACTATATTCTTTTGCACCCCTCGTGGAACCCTACTATTACTCGTTCATGGTTCAAGTACAATGATCATCAACTTGTTCTATATATGAGATGACAAACACCAATACAAAACTCAACTTATTTCGCTGTTGAtgcaattttattatcaatCTATATTTTGTTGtacaagaattatttttttaagaaagaagATACCATATGACAATTCTGAATTAAAAAAGCAGTCAAAAGTTGAAATGTCATATTAGTACCATTTCTTTAACTATCTGGACACAATGAAAGTTAGTACATTTCACTGGACATGACGATATCTCTTGCCATAATAATGTCCTCTTGAACTAGTAACACAATTTCCAGCTGTAGGCTTGTtgcattttttaacaaacagtATTCAATAAACTGTGCTTTTCTTTCAGATTTCACACGAGactaatgtttaaaaattctaagGGCATCTTGCACTTGTTTGTGCACTTAAAACCTACCCTCTCAATGATTTCACAATGCATTATATTGGTATACATATGTCATATATCATCTATTTTTCTAAATCAGCCTAATATGGTAAACCAAAAAAtaggaaaaattgttttattcgttcagattataaatatttcttaaattcaAAAACGAGCGCATGCGCTCACATCTTGAGAAAgcaattgatataaattccaGCCAGTTCTAatgaaa
This portion of the Magallana gigas chromosome 7, xbMagGiga1.1, whole genome shotgun sequence genome encodes:
- the LOC105323414 gene encoding histone H3.3A, producing the protein MARTKQTARKSTGGKAPRKQLATKAARKSAPSTGGVKKPHRYRPGTVALREIRRYQKSTELLIRKLPFQRLVREIAQDFKTDLRFQSAAIGALQEASEAYLVGLFEDTNLCAIHAKRVTIMPKDIQLARRIRGERA